A region of the Curtobacterium flaccumfaciens pv. betae genome:
TCGCCGGCAGTGACCGCCAGGTGCGTGGCCTGATCATGGCCGAGCTGCGCGCCAGCGACGTGCCGGTCACCCGGTCCGAGATCGAACCGGTGTGGCCGGACGCCGACCAGCGCGACCGGGCGCTCGCGTCGCTCCTGCGTGACGGACTGGCCGTCGGGGACGACGCGAGCGGCTACCAGCTGCCCGGGATCTAGGAACGCGGCTCGGCGGAGCCGTCGGTCTCGGCGGCGTCGTCGGTGTCGTCGTCCTCGTCGCGCTTGTACGGGTCGGCGTCGCCGGCGTACGTCGCGCCGACCGAGGCTGCCCGCACCTGCTCGTCGCGCACCTGGGCCTGCACGAGCAGGTCCTCCATGTGCGCCGAGGTCTCGGGCAGGGCGTCGGCGATGAACTCGAGCGACGGCGTGAGCCGGGCGGTGATGTTCTTGCCGACCTCGGACCGGAGCATGCCGGTCGCGGCCTTGAGCGCCGCGGCGGAGTCCGCACGCTCCTCGTCGGTGCCGTACACGGTGTAGAAGATCGACGCGTGCTGCAGGTCACCGGTCACACGGACGTCGGTGATCGTGACGAACCCGAGTCGCGGGTCCCGCAGACCCTTGTCGAGTCGACGTGCGACGACTTCCTTGATGCGGTCCGCCATCTTGCGTGCGCGCTGCGGATCGGCCATTGGGTGCCTCCTGAGGCAGTG
Encoded here:
- the rbfA gene encoding 30S ribosome-binding factor RbfA — its product is MADPQRARKMADRIKEVVARRLDKGLRDPRLGFVTITDVRVTGDLQHASIFYTVYGTDEERADSAAALKAATGMLRSEVGKNITARLTPSLEFIADALPETSAHMEDLLVQAQVRDEQVRAASVGATYAGDADPYKRDEDDDTDDAAETDGSAEPRS